The nucleotide window tattgtcaatgaggaactttagcatattttttatttcaacttcagagtacttgtgcgtggaatcagagtggtgtttaacaagtttttgaatgactgaatgactgatcactagatatgaatatttccgttttccgtttttgttgaagaagcaactgtctatgatgtcaaaaagtctagtctttaatttatcgtgaggaatggtcgtgtatagtgttgaaaagtcataggttttaaagctattgatttgggaaaatttctgtgatttcaagtttactaaaagttctttagaattttttagaatccacatttgattaacaccacttctggcatatgtagtcgcacagtaagtttgaagtttatccttcacagctgttaacattttcgtgaggagcaaagataggggcttggtagagcacttactagatccagcaatgtatctttgtttgtaagggtttttatgtagtttaggaatccagtataggtacagtaactcatattcattcgacctattgactggaatattaaatgtgtctaaaactgaagcatggttctgaagaatttcgtcttttgaaagggcagttggagtataggtaTGATTactaaaagtggaattaatgccaagttcgtttaaaatgcagttgtaataatgagccttacaaacaaagacaatgttgttactagctttgtcagctggaactaaaatatattcctcatgtaacctatctaattcttttatcacttctggtttactaaacacagaaggatagatggtacgtacttttgttttcacgTGTCTAATGCTGGATTTTGATATCCCTCtgatgcttttaacccattctgacaatgtatcaagttcttctttttcatatttagcccatcgtctggcataatcttcgacaaaaCTCATAAtagaatataaatattaaaacatgatttaaaaaataattacattacaGTTTCGTTGTTCTGATATACAGCCTTGTTAATGTTTGAACTTCGGAATAAGGAGTAATAAATAACATCATAAAAACGCGACCATCTATTGCATGATGTAGTTGTACAGTGTTTAACGTAATTGCacatatcatatcaaatatgtttatcaaatttaaaaaccaaatgtaaaacttgcttaattttttataacaaaatgatagtTGATTGTTAAAGTAATACTGACATTTGGTTGGTTAGAAACGAATGATACagataattaaatttttggcgagttatttgtaaatatatgaaTTGCTTTGTGGTTGGGTATGGAATTTACTTTACGAGTAAGGCAGTTTCTTTAATATCTAAATGCAGATTTTAGAACAAGTTTGTTTCAAATCTTTTAAGATGCTATAGTAATACATAACATAACGTCACTATCAGTTAACATGACGTCACAAGCAGTTGTTATTTTCACtagagaaaatataaaataccattttatgtttattcaatggataaatCATTgcatttcactgttgaaaatgtaataaatcagttttaattaatttcgaATTTATTTCATGACATGTGTTAGATGTATATATTCACAATATAAACTGTTTCTAAGGAATATTCGAGTAGTAACTAAGAAAATATGAGCATTGAatacttaaaaaaaatgtacaaatgttAAATTTTGTTCATATACAATATGTTGGAATTTGAAATTGACAAAATGTTATCATTGTAGTTTAAAAATTTGAACTTTCAGTCTtgcatttgaaaaatttatggATATTAACAATTTCATTGTTGATATGTTTCATGTGTTGCTAGGCAATCAatattaaagatatcaaagtaAATCATATATCTTTTATTCATACACATGACCACTACTACTGTAATAGGAATGAGTAATTTTGAAGAGGGGACCATAAATGCCTCTTGTGCTATCTAGTCCTTTGTTCAAGTATGCACCAGAAAATGTAACGCGCTGTGGCGCTAGAGGACACTAATTTACGGTTTGTTTCAGGCTCATCTCCTTACTTTACAGATATAACTTATACTCTATTCAATCTTCTATACTTGTCTGAAGTCTCTTTAGCTCTACTCAGAATAAGTAGCGGAGACATTGTTGGTCGAGTAATAAATTCATGATAGAGCTTGCAAGACTACGAGTGCATATTTGACCTCAATGACTTCATGATTCGcgataaaaacaaaattcattaGGAGTTCCGTTTGATGGCATAATGTTGCTGAAATGACATGAGAATCACTGtacaagaaatatttgaaatactttacGATATTTTTACagaatgcatatatatataagcactaagttccaacaacacccgatacctaaaagtgtcggatcaacaacatggatacaaggtcaaatacaacaaattatacaaagcactaaaatgaccaacgacacgaactatcagattgtcaaattttcgggacgacccgtctcTTCCTCATGACAAActaaaacaattacataatgtggtcaatttcaacagagaataataacaaaaactacatatgaaaacatctagcactacaactacactaatctacaaacatatttacaatttacaagaatgaccaacgacatgaaaaATTGGATTTGTCAATTTTTTGTCAGGACGGgaaaggattacattatggagaaaacacaaatataattaacaataagcacTAGCGCTACATTACAAAACTAGCTAAACACTTTCACAACGGATTACATGTTGCAGGCTCTTATAACTccaaaaaagaataagaatcaGAGCGTGAactcatcatatatatatatatgtatgtatgtatgtatgtgtgtgtgtatatatatatatatatatatatatatatatatatatatatatataacataatatataatataatataaagtGCATCCAATAAAATGGTACAAACCAAACATGTgaacaaagtatgtaaatatctCGTATTCATCAGAGTCTCTACTTCTACTTCTTGATTTCTTCCAAAACAAAATAGTCATCGTTAATTGTTTTGATTGTTGATTCATGATTTATCTCCCCTTCTATTGACAAATCCGATTTGCAGATCTCTGAATATTCTGTAAAATCTGCAATCATTTCTTCTACGATAACGTGCTGCGGAGTTTGAATAAGCGCTGAAGAATTGGGTTTCACATGGTCATAATCGTCCATATTCGCGGCTTCCTTTTCGTGTAAATGGTTATATACGCTATAGTCCACCGATTGTGATTTCGAGAGGTCCATACAGGGGACATTCGTTTTCACTCTTGATCCTTTAAGACTCCGCTGGAAAGGAGTTTAAAAATATGTTGCATTAGCTGCCATGATGTGAATGTGCATAAATAACTCTTAGTAAAagattattttgaaaacccctcattttgtacattaataaaaataaaccttAGAATGTCTGTCATTACTTTGCGATGAGGAGAACTGCGATTATTTTGAAACGATATAATACAATTTTAACCGTACGACGTTTTACCTGtgatactttttttttcaaattgttcaaaaaagATTTTGTGAAATGAAAATTGTACTTATAATCCTCCTTCTTTTTCTCCTTTAACTACCACTCGTAAATGAGAGAGATTTGTTTACAAATCCCAGAACACatatgataaaatacatttaaatctaCATAACCTGGGGTGAAACCTGCAACAATATCGATTCGAAATGTCAGTATACACTCACAGCGTTATCACTATAGCTCCCGTTCTCGTCTGGACCACTCGTGACAGCCAGTGGCATTCCAAGCGTTGCATTGTTTGTTTCATATCTGTATCCATGGTCCACGTTTTGTTGCACTCTGTCATGAAAATTGATTACCATGAATATTACCAAACATGTGTTCTAGATATAAGCTGAAGTATGTGACATTACAAAATAATCTGCTGTTATACATGCAACATCTGTCATTACCTGTGCCTAAGTTATGTATACAGTTTCGTCGTCAAAGGTTTCCCCTTTTAGTTACTGCATACTATGTTTAAACATAATTCTGATTTTTGTTGTTGCGGTGTTTGACCCCCTAGAGTTAACGTTCTTAATATTTCCCCCTGGATCTTCTCTACAATAGGCGGTCTTAGTATTCTGGTCAAACTTAGTTTTCATTGTGGTTTACGGCCTTTTAAAAGATAAGTAAACTGCTAATAAAGAGACAACTCCAACAACTAATAATAGATTCAAATCCAGCTGTAAGCAATCCCACTAAATACTAATACGTGAACACGTGCAATCGTCGtggaaaatatttgttttcGAACATCCTCTTGCATTAATTACAATTTATCACGTGTTGAGTATTACTCTACAAAATGTAACATATTTGGGCGTAGTTTGCAAGGTGTTACCATTGTTTTGTAAAGATTCATTTAAAACCCAGAACGCAAGGATACCATAAGTGGGTTCATATCTGTCCAAAGGAAGTAGGAAGAATTCCCTTATGATTCATTTAAGATGCATAGGATATTCGATACCACTTGTATTTCTAAGAAGTATGCGTTTTTAGAAAACGAAATAGAAATAGATTTGTTTTACACATAGAGTGTTTCTAAGGACAACACAATTACACTTATAATTCGCGTACATCTGTAATATAACACCCCGAATAATGTTGTTCGCTAGCACTTATTATACTTACAAAAGCTTGTAATGTATGTTGCAAGTTCAGTGCTTGATAACACACTCTTTCTTTTCTTAATAACGATAGACAAACAATATACGATCAACTACAATAGCAACAATATCATAATCATAACCAACAACAAGATTATTTACAAGAACAACAAGAATTTACGGCTTTTAAGATGCAAACAACgcaaaattacatgtaacatgcaTATACATTAGATTAGTtaaatcatgtaaatatcatatgagcaaaatatatatttattataaagtaatacaaaaatatgttatttatactataaacatgaaaggcgaagataacgaacagtgaacgatctcataactcctataagcaacacaaaataccGACTTGGGgaaaatacggacccctggacacaccagaggtgggaagaGGTGACTAGGAcaagtaagcatcctctgtcgaccaaTCACaaccaccatgagccctatatcttgataaagtaaacggagttatccgtagtcaagatcagtgtgtcaagaacagcctaacaatcggtatgaaacacgcagacatcatttgacccaatgagaggttgtattggcaaactagatcgttataacgacataaactttgcgaaatgctgcctttaaactagactgttgcaacccctgcaccatcaacttgtttgtcagtagcttgcctcgatttaaaaactgaccataatcagaacaagcttttgtgtatcgaatcagttgatataaacaccatatgcaaattataatggaataatgctacataaataggggaagttaacgatggagaagcttaaatcatcccgtttgtcataaagttaagttgttagtttgcctttaatatctattataactaaaatatctaagtatgaaacagaagtggacgactctttagtgtcttttatttcgagttcacggggatatatcaaaccgacatatgaatgaaaattattattgttaatggataaaccgtcgtcgatacatctaaatgtgAAATTGAAGtcaacagcaagagatttttttcttctcacaaaTCTCACTGTGTATGAGACTACATATACGAGTATCTCAATTTGCATTTCAAACCCACTTCTGATTAACTTCAGTGACATATAGATACACTAGTCATACGGGTAATTGGGCAAGTACAATGTAGGTATATGTAGATATCTATAAATTATTGCCCCAAATATTGATAACGATAAACACAAGTCTAGACAATTTACTACCTTTTATAACAGTaatatttaaatgaaagaaGAAGCATGATAATGGTGAACCAAAATATGTTCGTAGTAAcaacatttaaatataaaatcctATACGATAATGCTATTACTTTATTACAGTGAATCATTTGGGGGGAAGGTATGGCATTTGTTAGTTGATACACAAGTTTTCATCTAAGAAAGTGTCCTTCATTAATTCATTACTGTTCTACGGAGTTTTAAACTACTGAAAGAAAGATTACATTCGTTAGTTGATACATGAGTTTCCATTTAAGAAATTATCCTTGATGCATTCATTCCTGCTCCACAGAGTTCTAAAAACTACTGAAAGAAAGATTACATATGGATATAATCAGAATTGATACAATGCTCAAtgaagacatacatgtatttggtaaTGAAACGTTCTTCgtcattttaaaattcttcgACAATAgttaggtttttttaaattttttttttgggggggggatgCGATAATAAGATTATCACTGGGGTTtaagatgtatatttaatgaatttcatattaaatatcTAAAAAAGATAGAGggatatgagagagagagagagagagagagagagagagagagagggagagagagagagagagagagagagagagagagagagagagagagaacggaCTAGCCGTACAACTCAGCTTTCAAACATCCTGCGAAACGCCATAAAGTTGAATTATGTGTTATGGAATTTGACATTGACATTGGCAACAAAGAattacaaatttgaaaatcaaaacaCATTTAATGTTTACCCTTTCGTTTCTGTGGTGCATTTTCTTTGCAGTCGTTTGGCAGTCAGAAGTATCATTATTGTCAGGGATCCTCCGAAAATCATTCCACCGGCAAAATTGataccatacatgtataataaatctGAAACAGGCATTACTGGTCTTGATGATATAAAAAGTTTCAATAAAACGGTGACTAAATTCTCCTCggaaatcaaaaatatataaatatacttttgttacaagttatttgtaCGTAGTGTATAGTTCATcaaattaaggaggtatgctacaccagacaAATTTAATATGGATAAAAAATGGAGGATAAAagtcgaagataacgaacagtgatcaatctcagaatttcaaaaagcaatacaaaatagagagttgggcaaacacagacaactgggtacaccagaggtgggatcgggtacCCGGGGAccgtcacacccaccgtgagtcctatatcttgataaggtaaacggagtaatccgtagtcaaaatcagtgtgccaagaacggcctaacaatcggcatggaACACgacagatagcatttgacccaatgataggttgtattggcaaactagatagttataacgaccaaatcATTTGCGAGATGCTGATTTCatacgagactgttggaacccctgctccatcaacttgtttgtcagtagtctgtttcgatttaaaaactgaccatatgcagaacaagctttgcgtatcgaatcagtggagagatataaacaccatatgcaggtgataatggaatattgctacataaatatgggaagttgacgatggagaagttgaaatcatcccgtttgttataaagttgagttgttagtttgccgtttatATCCactttcactaaaatatctaaatatgaaacagaagtgAAGGACTatttggtgtattttatttcgagttcactgggatatattgaatcggcatatgaatgcaaattattattgttaatagataatacatcgtcgatatatctaaatgttgaatataTTCAGAACTGTAGAAGATGCAGTTTCTCGATTCtggtatattttattatttattcattgtagATTGTTTTTTCTTAcctgattttgaaaaaaagtacaATCAAAGGGAAACCATCCGAAACATTCCAAATGAATAGTTTGCATTGCGTTCACcatgcgctcaccgttcacatTGCGCTTCCGTTCTGCGTTCGCTCATCGTTCACAAATTGTTCACCGAATTGCGTTCATCGTTAGCTCTGTGTGCGTTCACCATTCGCTCTACCTTCGCGCGGAGTGTGTTCAGCATTCGTTCAGCGTGCGTTCatcgttcgctcaccgttcaagtgggaaagaaaAACGTTTCAGAAACTGTAACAATGTAAATTGTATGGCAAACAG belongs to Ostrea edulis chromosome 7, xbOstEdul1.1, whole genome shotgun sequence and includes:
- the LOC125655311 gene encoding uncharacterized protein LOC125655311 isoform X1; the encoded protein is MSNWKVHPLLKLVTILTYGYSRYANGDVSNSFNCLTEVISGYTEARCPMNGDYETQCDGNKRVCSVSLINCWNARHLYSDIILRLVLNKDVSLNISIRAGRLCKCPVYDVLCNFSSHHQALDGYHQKYLSTEKNAAERTTALNSNNQKEQTDLLYMYGINFAGGMIFGGSLTIMILLTAKRLQRKCTTETKGVQQNVDHGYRYETNNATLGMPLAVTSGPDENGSYSDNARSLKGSRVKTNVPCMDLSKSQSVDYSVYNHLHEKEAANMDDYDHVKPNSSALIQTPQHVIVEEMIADFTEYSEICKSDLSIEGEINHESTIKTINDDYFVLEEIKK
- the LOC125655311 gene encoding uncharacterized protein LOC125655311 isoform X2 encodes the protein MQMEMFQIVLPLVVCSWIVHSLFELFSSFNCLTEVISGYTEARCPMNGDYETQCDGNKRVCSVSLINCWNARHLYSDIILRLVLNKDVSLNISIRAGRLCKCPVYDVLCNFSSHHQALDGYHQKYLSTEKNAAERTTALNSNNQKEQTDLLYMYGINFAGGMIFGGSLTIMILLTAKRLQRKCTTETKGVQQNVDHGYRYETNNATLGMPLAVTSGPDENGSYSDNARSLKGSRVKTNVPCMDLSKSQSVDYSVYNHLHEKEAANMDDYDHVKPNSSALIQTPQHVIVEEMIADFTEYSEICKSDLSIEGEINHESTIKTINDDYFVLEEIKK
- the LOC125655311 gene encoding uncharacterized protein LOC125655311 isoform X3 translates to MEITKHNVMETNDSHHQALDGYHQKYLSTEKNAAERTTALNSNNQKEQTDLLYMYGINFAGGMIFGGSLTIMILLTAKRLQRKCTTETKGVQQNVDHGYRYETNNATLGMPLAVTSGPDENGSYSDNARSLKGSRVKTNVPCMDLSKSQSVDYSVYNHLHEKEAANMDDYDHVKPNSSALIQTPQHVIVEEMIADFTEYSEICKSDLSIEGEINHESTIKTINDDYFVLEEIKK